The Strix aluco isolate bStrAlu1 chromosome 1, bStrAlu1.hap1, whole genome shotgun sequence genome has a window encoding:
- the GBX1 gene encoding homeobox protein GBX-1, with product MQRPSGQGTAFSIDSLIGTPPPRSGHLLYTGYPMFMPYRPLVLPQALSHAPLQSGLPPLAPLASFAGRLTNTFCASLGQAVPSMVALTTALPSFSEPPDGFYPPQELPPPRSNPDAGCRRGAEGLEAEELPPGRDKGPPEPPLHFPDPFPGLADGKAYSSDEEKLEVKSAATPCSEREEESSAGDSEEEPFLDGAAAAALGTKGKVKGGPAAEQAPPGSGAGKSRRRRTAFTSEQLLELEKEFHCKKYLSLTERSQIAHALKLSEVQVKIWFQNRRAKWKRIKAGNVSNRSGEPVRNPKIVVPIPVHVNRFAVRSQHQQIEQGARP from the exons ATGCAGAGACCCAGCGGCCAGGGGACCGCCTTCTCCATCGACTCGCTCATCGGgacgccgccgccgcgctccgggCACCTGCTCTACACCGGGTACCCCATGTTCATGCCGTACCGGCCGCTGGTGCTGCCGCAGGCGCTGTCCCACGCCCCCCTGCAGTCGGGGCTACCGCCGCTGGCGCCGCTGGCCTCCTTCGCCGGCCGCCTCACCAACACCTTCTGCGCCAGCCTGGGCCAGGCCGTGCCCTCCATGGTGGCCCTCACCACCGCCCTGCCCAGCTTCTCCGAGCCCCCCGACGGCTTCTACCCGCCGCAGGAGCTGCCCCCGCCGCGCTCCAACCCCGACGCCGGTTGCCGGCGGGGCGCCGAGGGCCTGGAGGCGGAGGAGCTGCCCCCGGGGCGCGACAAGGGCCCGCCCGAGCCGCCGCTGCACTTCCCGGACCCCTTCCCCGGCCTGGCAG ACGGGAAGGCGTACAGCTCTGACGAGGAGAAGCTGGAGGTGAAGTCGGCAGCGACGCCGTGCAGCGAGCGGGAGGAGGAGAGCTCGGCAGGAGACAGCGAGGAGGAGCCCTTCCTGGACGGGGCGGCCGCCGCAGCGCTGGGCACCAAGGGCAAGGTCAAGGGCGGCCCCGCGGCCGAGCAGGCCCCGCCGGGTTCCGGGGCCGGCAAGAGCCGCCGGCGGCGTACGGCCTTCACCAGCgagcagctgctggagctggagaaggagtTCCACTGCAAGAAGTACCTGAGCCTGACGGAGCGCTCGCAGATCGCGCACGCCCTGAAGCTGAGCGAGGTGCAGGTGAAAATCTGGTTCCAGAACCGCCGCGCCAAGTGGAAACGCATCAAGGCTGGCAACGTGAGCAACCGCTCGGGCGAGCCCGTCCGCAACCCCAAGATCGTGGTGCCCATCCCGGTGCACGTCAACCGCTTCGCCGTGCGCAGCCAGCACCAGCAGATCGAGCAGGGTGCCCGGCCCTGA